In one Methylobacterium sp. SyP6R genomic region, the following are encoded:
- a CDS encoding glycosyltransferase family 2 protein produces MASLLARDPAVSIVVPLYQKADVIGQTVEAVLRQTFESFELIVVDDGSKDGGGDVVAAFTDPRIRLIRQANAGSAAARNRGIAAARTDWIAFLDADDLWAGRHLENLLAAASKGDAVAVFANHLLASRSAPVMKADLPDQRVDDPFAFLLATYPYAVHSSSVLVARSALIRAGLFPVGAVMGEDTDTWCRLAFEGPFRYVAEPTAVYRDGHPTSVLAHQLRRRPLPPPFDRTLTALLRHGAVPAHLVRSAGRYRNFLMLEYARQLLDAGDAEAARDILRRHCRLADDPVRYAKRFLRTWGFGHRLYALSRQWVPSR; encoded by the coding sequence ATGGCCTCTCTCCTCGCCCGTGACCCCGCCGTCTCCATCGTCGTCCCGCTCTACCAGAAGGCGGACGTGATCGGGCAGACCGTCGAGGCTGTCCTCCGGCAGACCTTCGAATCGTTCGAGCTGATCGTCGTCGACGACGGCTCGAAAGATGGCGGCGGCGACGTCGTCGCGGCCTTCACGGATCCCCGCATCCGCCTGATCCGCCAGGCCAATGCAGGCAGCGCGGCAGCGCGCAACCGGGGCATCGCCGCGGCGCGGACCGACTGGATCGCCTTCCTCGACGCCGACGACCTCTGGGCCGGCCGGCACCTCGAGAACCTCCTGGCGGCGGCCTCGAAGGGGGATGCGGTCGCGGTCTTCGCCAACCACCTGCTGGCCAGCCGCTCGGCACCCGTGATGAAGGCCGACCTCCCCGACCAGCGGGTCGACGACCCGTTCGCCTTCCTGCTCGCGACCTATCCCTACGCGGTGCATTCCAGCAGCGTGCTGGTGGCGCGCTCCGCCCTGATCCGTGCCGGCCTCTTCCCCGTCGGCGCCGTGATGGGCGAGGACACCGACACCTGGTGCCGCCTCGCCTTCGAGGGACCGTTCCGCTACGTGGCCGAGCCGACTGCCGTCTACCGCGACGGTCACCCGACCAGCGTGCTCGCGCACCAGTTGCGCCGTCGCCCGCTGCCGCCGCCCTTCGACCGGACGCTCACCGCCCTCCTGCGCCACGGCGCGGTGCCGGCCCACCTCGTCCGCTCCGCCGGCCGCTACCGCAACTTCCTGATGCTGGAATACGCCCGCCAGCTGCTCGATGCCGGCGATGCCGAGGCCGCGCGCGACATCCTGCGACGGCATTGCCGCCTCGCCGACGATCCGGTGCGCTACGCCAAGCGTTTCCTGCGGACGTGGGGATTCGGGCACCGGCTCTACGCGCTGTCGCGGCAATGGGTGCCGTCGCGGTAA
- a CDS encoding glycosyltransferase family 2 protein → MPSVDVIIPCYRYADFLAESVGSVLATEGCDVRVLILDDASPDHTPEVAEALRRADSRVEYVRHATNRGHIATYNEGLAWARADCLLLLSADDFVTPGALARAAYLMQARPELSLVYGPYLSVEEGRPRPEMPSADLDAAHTIYDTSRFFALNRFINPVHTSTAVVRTAIQHKVGGYRAELTHSGDQEMWLRLALHGAVARIDRPQGVWRQHGSNMSSYYYEQMLRDIDQRKLMFDTVFGYPEAAAVADLERPMRLGLAMAAVRHASQPFDRGDSAGARAMMAHAAGISPEVRRTRLWWLQRAKLAMGPRAWQAVRPVVTKGLGLSLGRFVAPIERPDAVQDAR, encoded by the coding sequence ATGCCGAGCGTCGACGTCATCATTCCCTGCTATCGCTACGCGGATTTCCTCGCCGAGAGCGTCGGCAGCGTCCTGGCGACCGAGGGGTGCGACGTCCGCGTCCTGATCCTCGACGACGCCTCGCCCGACCACACGCCCGAGGTGGCCGAGGCCCTGCGCCGGGCCGATTCCCGCGTCGAATACGTCCGGCACGCGACCAACCGCGGCCACATCGCCACCTACAACGAGGGCCTGGCCTGGGCGCGGGCGGACTGCCTGCTGCTGCTCTCCGCCGACGATTTCGTCACGCCAGGCGCCCTGGCGCGGGCCGCGTACCTGATGCAGGCGCGGCCGGAGCTGAGCCTTGTCTACGGCCCCTATCTCAGCGTCGAGGAGGGAAGGCCCCGTCCGGAGATGCCGTCGGCCGACCTCGACGCCGCGCACACGATCTACGACACAAGCCGGTTCTTCGCGCTCAACCGTTTCATCAATCCGGTCCACACCTCGACCGCGGTGGTGCGCACCGCGATTCAGCACAAGGTCGGCGGCTACCGGGCGGAGCTGACCCATTCGGGTGATCAGGAGATGTGGCTGCGGCTGGCCCTGCACGGCGCCGTCGCCCGGATCGACCGCCCGCAGGGCGTCTGGCGCCAGCACGGCAGCAACATGTCGTCGTATTATTACGAGCAGATGCTGCGCGACATCGACCAGCGCAAGCTGATGTTCGACACCGTGTTCGGTTATCCCGAGGCGGCGGCGGTCGCCGACCTGGAGAGGCCGATGCGGCTGGGGCTCGCCATGGCGGCGGTGCGCCATGCCAGCCAGCCCTTCGACCGCGGCGACTCCGCCGGTGCGCGGGCGATGATGGCGCATGCCGCCGGCATCAGCCCGGAGGTCCGCCGCACGCGCCTGTGGTGGCTCCAGCGCGCCAAGCTGGCGATGGGCCCGCGCGCCTGGCAGGCCGTGCGCCCGGTCGTCACGAAAGGTCTCGGCCTGTCGCTCGGCCGTTTCGTCGCCCCGATCGAGCGCCCGGACGCGGTGCAGGACGCGCGCTGA
- a CDS encoding ABC transporter ATP-binding protein, with protein sequence MLDVSGLSAGYGQIEVLHGLTFTVPKGQVVTLIGSNGAGKTTTMRALSGMIKPRAGSIMLNGREIGGLESHDVARTGLAHSPEGRRVFPTLSVEDNLTLGAFPRLTGSRPKGDVNADRERAYTLFPRLRERRTQLAGTLSGGEQQMLAMGRALMLRPEILLLDEPSMGLAPKLVEEVFRIIRRLKEEQVTMLLVEQFAMAALGVADHAYVLENGRIRFQGPAAQLRNDPQVRAAYLGGGH encoded by the coding sequence ATGCTCGATGTCAGCGGCCTGTCGGCCGGCTACGGCCAGATCGAGGTTCTGCACGGCCTCACCTTCACGGTGCCGAAGGGCCAGGTCGTCACCCTGATCGGCTCCAACGGGGCCGGCAAGACCACCACGATGCGGGCGCTCTCGGGCATGATCAAGCCGCGCGCCGGCTCGATCATGCTCAACGGCCGCGAGATCGGCGGCCTGGAGAGCCATGACGTCGCCCGCACCGGGCTCGCCCACTCGCCCGAGGGGCGGCGGGTCTTCCCGACCCTCTCGGTCGAGGACAACCTGACGCTCGGCGCCTTCCCGCGCCTCACCGGCTCGCGGCCGAAGGGCGACGTCAACGCCGACCGGGAGCGGGCCTACACGCTGTTCCCGCGGCTGCGCGAGCGCCGCACCCAGCTCGCCGGCACCCTGTCCGGCGGCGAGCAGCAGATGCTCGCCATGGGCCGGGCCCTGATGCTGCGCCCGGAGATCCTGCTCCTCGACGAGCCCTCGATGGGCCTCGCCCCGAAGCTGGTGGAGGAGGTTTTTCGGATCATCCGCCGGCTGAAGGAAGAGCAGGTGACGATGCTGCTGGTCGAGCAATTCGCCATGGCGGCTTTGGGTGTGGCCGACCACGCCTACGTGCTGGAGAACGGCCGCATCCGCTTCCAGGGCCCGGCGGCCCAGCTGCGCAACGATCCGCAGGTGCGAGCGGCCTATCTGGGCGGCGGGCATTGA
- a CDS encoding ABC transporter substrate-binding protein: MTSILVPSRRAVLRTGLAATSLVAMPAILRAQGASVKLGIIQPVTGALANDGDLGKLGAEFAVQDINAAGGLKALGGAKLEIVFADSRSSPEVAAQETERLNGEGVAAIVGGFGSGLCATASQAASRYDLPYLIDVGVADQLTQRGLKNTFRFSPSFGMVTKSALERLVALNDAAGKPARTVVIVHEDGLFGSGLAKLLQAELPKLGFEILETVSHPTPARDMANVVLRIRSLQPDLVIPSNYYGEFVLLARTMLQQRVRPKGIYAILGGGASSLRFVKEFPQAAEGVMDCNHWPDPKNPLTPELRKRTEAAGRAFAYNIPMNYSAVRLMAEAIEKAGAPDRLKIIEALSTQSFSSGVMPYGQSKFAGGQNTSALPLNTQVQGGDVKVIAPPDFAEAKANFPFKA; this comes from the coding sequence GTGACCTCGATCCTCGTTCCGTCCCGCCGCGCCGTCCTGCGCACCGGCCTCGCTGCGACCTCGCTCGTGGCGATGCCGGCGATCCTGCGGGCGCAAGGCGCGTCCGTGAAGCTCGGCATCATCCAGCCGGTGACCGGCGCGCTCGCCAATGACGGCGACCTCGGCAAGCTCGGCGCCGAATTCGCGGTGCAGGACATCAACGCCGCCGGCGGATTGAAAGCGCTCGGCGGAGCCAAGCTCGAGATCGTCTTCGCCGACAGCCGGTCGAGCCCCGAAGTGGCGGCGCAGGAGACCGAGCGCCTGAACGGCGAGGGCGTCGCGGCGATCGTCGGCGGCTTCGGCAGTGGCCTCTGCGCCACGGCGAGCCAGGCCGCCTCGCGCTACGACCTGCCCTACCTGATCGATGTCGGCGTCGCCGACCAGCTGACCCAGCGCGGCCTCAAGAACACATTCCGGTTCTCGCCGAGCTTCGGCATGGTGACGAAGAGCGCCCTGGAACGCCTCGTCGCCCTCAACGACGCCGCCGGCAAGCCGGCCCGCACCGTCGTGATCGTGCACGAGGACGGGCTGTTCGGCTCCGGCCTCGCCAAGCTCCTCCAGGCGGAGCTGCCGAAGCTCGGCTTCGAGATCCTGGAGACCGTGTCGCACCCGACACCGGCGCGCGACATGGCCAACGTGGTCCTGCGCATCCGCTCGCTCCAGCCCGATCTCGTCATCCCGTCGAACTACTATGGGGAGTTCGTGCTGCTCGCCCGCACGATGCTCCAGCAGCGGGTCCGGCCGAAGGGCATCTACGCGATCCTCGGCGGCGGTGCCTCGTCCCTGCGCTTCGTCAAGGAGTTCCCGCAGGCGGCCGAGGGCGTGATGGATTGCAACCACTGGCCCGATCCGAAGAACCCGCTGACGCCTGAGTTGCGCAAGCGCACGGAAGCCGCGGGCCGCGCCTTCGCCTACAACATCCCGATGAACTATTCCGCCGTGCGGCTGATGGCCGAGGCGATCGAGAAGGCCGGCGCGCCCGACCGGCTCAAGATCATCGAGGCGCTTTCCACGCAGAGCTTTTCCAGCGGCGTGATGCCCTACGGCCAGTCGAAGTTCGCGGGCGGCCAGAACACCTCGGCGCTCCCGCTCAACACGCAGGTGCAGGGCGGCGACGTCAAGGTCATCGCGCCGCCGGACTTCGCCGAGGCGAAGGCGAACTTCCCCTTCAAGGCGTGA
- a CDS encoding branched-chain amino acid ABC transporter ATP-binding protein/permease, translated as MAQSAPAPALARQTAPPVPQAGLGRFVGLLGAVCLVVFLAAFPHVVTSQYYIHLLVVIAIYAILILGLDIVVGYTGQVSLGHAGLFGIGAYAAAVLFLKFKLGLWAGLLAGIGVTAGFGLLLAIPALRVSGPYLAMVTLAFGTIIQIFINEMTDLTNGPLGITLPPARVLDFSLIGLQAPWGAAGRKLEFYYLVCACLLATIVVVNRVVRSPFGRAFEALRDSPIACDCMGVSVYRYKVYAFVISAALAGLAGALFAWSERYVAPNSYGFELTVLFLLAVTMGGRKSRAGPLIGAAIIVMMPNILADIGLVRIMAGIIAGLAIVVVGLAFLRRKDNRMTLLIPGALCLAFFPATLAMESVTDFRLTVFGLMILFVVYYLPDGIVGFLREKLPFLRPHHTGATQELAASGDALIRQGGRSGADPLLKVERAVMQFGGLKALNEVDLAVRPGTIHGLIGPNGSGKSTMMNVLTGIYKPTAGGVSLATGTDAVKRLDGRTPSEIALAGVARTFQNVQLFREMTALENVLVGLHHSFQGTLFDAILGTPRRRREEREARARAMAILDFVGLGSLAQVEARNLPYGKQRLLEIGRALALDPVLLLLDEPAAGLTAPDITELTLIIRKIRDAGITVILIEHHMDVVMGLCDRVSVLDFGHKIAEGGAREVQSDPKVIEAYLGSPVADAAE; from the coding sequence ATGGCGCAGTCCGCCCCCGCGCCGGCGCTGGCCCGGCAAACCGCCCCGCCGGTCCCTCAAGCCGGGCTCGGCCGCTTCGTCGGCCTCCTCGGGGCCGTGTGCCTCGTCGTCTTCCTGGCGGCGTTCCCGCACGTCGTCACCAGCCAGTACTACATCCACCTGCTGGTGGTGATCGCCATCTACGCGATCCTGATCCTCGGTCTCGACATCGTGGTCGGCTATACTGGCCAGGTCTCGCTGGGCCATGCCGGCCTGTTCGGCATCGGTGCCTACGCGGCGGCCGTCTTGTTCCTCAAATTCAAGCTGGGGCTGTGGGCGGGTCTTCTCGCCGGCATCGGCGTCACGGCGGGGTTCGGCCTGCTGCTGGCCATCCCGGCGCTCCGGGTCAGCGGGCCCTATCTCGCCATGGTGACGCTGGCCTTCGGCACCATCATCCAGATCTTCATCAACGAGATGACGGATCTCACCAACGGTCCGCTGGGCATCACCCTGCCGCCGGCCCGGGTCCTCGACTTCTCGCTGATCGGCCTGCAGGCGCCCTGGGGGGCCGCCGGCCGCAAGCTCGAATTCTACTACCTCGTCTGCGCCTGCCTTCTCGCCACCATCGTGGTGGTCAACCGGGTGGTCCGGTCGCCCTTCGGCCGCGCCTTCGAGGCCCTGCGCGATTCGCCGATCGCCTGCGACTGCATGGGCGTCAGCGTCTACCGCTACAAGGTCTACGCCTTCGTCATCTCGGCGGCGCTCGCGGGTCTGGCCGGCGCGCTCTTCGCCTGGTCGGAGCGCTACGTCGCGCCGAATTCCTACGGCTTCGAGCTGACGGTGCTGTTCCTGCTCGCCGTCACCATGGGCGGGCGCAAGTCGCGCGCCGGTCCCCTGATCGGCGCCGCCATCATCGTGATGATGCCGAACATCCTGGCCGATATCGGCCTGGTGCGGATCATGGCCGGCATCATCGCAGGCCTCGCGATCGTCGTGGTCGGCCTCGCCTTCCTGCGCCGGAAGGACAACCGGATGACGCTCCTCATCCCGGGCGCGCTCTGCCTCGCCTTCTTCCCGGCGACGCTGGCGATGGAGTCGGTGACGGATTTCCGCCTCACCGTCTTCGGGCTGATGATCCTGTTCGTGGTCTATTACCTGCCGGACGGCATCGTCGGCTTCCTGCGGGAGAAGCTGCCCTTCCTGCGCCCGCACCATACCGGGGCGACCCAGGAACTCGCGGCCTCCGGCGATGCGCTGATCCGCCAGGGCGGCCGCTCCGGCGCCGACCCGCTGCTCAAGGTCGAGCGCGCGGTGATGCAGTTCGGCGGCCTCAAGGCCCTCAACGAGGTCGACCTCGCGGTGCGGCCGGGCACGATCCACGGCCTGATCGGGCCGAACGGCTCGGGCAAGAGCACGATGATGAACGTGCTCACCGGCATCTACAAGCCGACCGCGGGAGGGGTGTCGCTGGCCACGGGCACGGACGCGGTCAAGCGTCTCGACGGCCGCACGCCGTCCGAGATCGCGCTCGCGGGCGTCGCCCGCACCTTCCAGAACGTCCAGCTCTTCCGCGAGATGACGGCGCTGGAGAACGTGCTGGTCGGCCTGCACCACAGCTTCCAGGGAACCCTGTTCGACGCGATCCTCGGCACGCCGCGGCGCCGGCGCGAGGAGCGCGAGGCCCGGGCCCGCGCCATGGCGATCCTCGACTTCGTGGGCCTCGGGTCGCTCGCCCAGGTCGAGGCCCGCAACCTTCCTTATGGCAAGCAGCGTCTCCTCGAGATCGGCCGGGCGCTCGCACTCGATCCCGTCCTGCTGCTCCTCGACGAGCCGGCCGCGGGCCTGACCGCTCCCGACATCACGGAGCTGACCCTCATCATCCGCAAGATCCGCGACGCCGGCATCACGGTGATCCTGATCGAGCACCACATGGACGTGGTGATGGGGCTGTGCGACCGCGTCAGCGTGCTCGATTTCGGCCACAAGATCGCCGAGGGCGGCGCCCGCGAGGTCCAGTCCGACCCGAAGGTCATCGAAGCCTATCTCGGCAGCCCGGTTGCCGACGCCGCGGAGTAG
- a CDS encoding ABC transporter substrate-binding protein translates to MRSSLTALAAALACATAFAAPALAADPIKIGVTGPYTGGSSSMGVSMRDGVRLAAEEINKNGGVLGRQIQLVERDDEAKNEVGAQVAQELINKEKVVATLGFINTGVALAAQRFYQEAEIPVINNVATGTVITNQFNPPDYDNNYVFRTSAYDVLQAGMMADEAVAQGFKKIAILADSTNYGQLGREDLEKYLKAKGIKPVVVEKFNIKDVDMTPQLLKSQQAGADVILAYGIGPELAQIANGMAKLGWKVPMITSWPASMQSFIDIAGANGNGVIMPQTFIEDKTLPKRKSFLDGYYATFKVNKIPTPVAGAQGYDSVYLLAAAIKQAGTTDGPKVRAALEDLNGKVEGVVTTYDKPFTAKDHNAISRNMVVFGKVQDGKIVYAKDEDAKNAGVVRVKEKASN, encoded by the coding sequence ATGCGCTCATCCCTGACCGCGCTCGCGGCGGCGCTCGCCTGCGCGACCGCCTTCGCGGCCCCGGCCCTGGCGGCCGACCCGATCAAGATCGGGGTGACCGGCCCCTATACCGGCGGCTCCTCGTCGATGGGCGTATCGATGCGCGACGGCGTGCGGCTCGCCGCCGAGGAGATCAACAAGAACGGCGGCGTGCTCGGACGCCAGATCCAGCTCGTCGAGCGCGACGACGAGGCCAAGAACGAGGTCGGCGCCCAGGTCGCCCAGGAACTGATCAACAAGGAGAAGGTGGTCGCCACCCTCGGCTTCATCAATACCGGTGTGGCTCTCGCCGCCCAGCGCTTCTACCAGGAAGCCGAGATCCCGGTGATCAACAACGTCGCCACCGGCACCGTGATCACCAACCAGTTCAACCCGCCGGACTACGACAACAACTACGTCTTCCGCACCTCGGCCTACGACGTGCTGCAGGCCGGCATGATGGCCGACGAGGCGGTCGCCCAGGGCTTCAAGAAGATCGCGATCCTGGCCGATTCGACCAATTACGGCCAGCTCGGCCGCGAGGACCTCGAAAAATACCTCAAGGCCAAGGGCATCAAGCCGGTCGTGGTGGAAAAATTCAACATCAAGGACGTCGACATGACGCCCCAGCTGTTGAAGTCGCAACAGGCGGGCGCCGACGTGATCCTGGCCTACGGCATCGGCCCGGAACTGGCCCAGATCGCCAACGGCATGGCCAAGCTCGGCTGGAAGGTGCCGATGATCACCTCGTGGCCGGCCTCGATGCAGAGCTTCATCGATATCGCCGGGGCGAACGGCAACGGCGTGATCATGCCCCAGACCTTCATCGAGGATAAGACGCTGCCGAAGCGCAAGTCCTTCCTCGACGGCTATTACGCCACCTTCAAGGTCAACAAGATCCCGACCCCGGTGGCGGGCGCGCAAGGCTACGATTCGGTCTACCTGCTGGCGGCCGCGATCAAGCAGGCCGGGACCACCGACGGCCCGAAGGTCCGCGCCGCGCTCGAGGACCTGAACGGCAAGGTCGAGGGCGTGGTCACCACCTACGACAAGCCGTTCACGGCCAAGGACCACAACGCCATCAGCCGCAACATGGTGGTGTTCGGCAAGGTCCAGGACGGCAAGATCGTCTACGCCAAGGACGAGGACGCCAAGAACGCGGGCGTCGTCCGCGTCAAGGAGAAGGCCTCGAACTGA
- a CDS encoding GntR family transcriptional regulator: protein MTSAIEPHKARRLYLLLRDQITSGRLPPGARLPGEPALAAEHGLARVTVRRALDLLAGEGLVRRRPGSGTFVQGPAGPRPVVGDLPNLLSGLIAMGRATGVRLLSFEYVAAPAAIAEALLLEPAERVQRSVRVRLIDGQPFSFLTTHVPERVGLSYSEADLAATPLLELMERSGVTADRATQAIGATLAGPEVAAALDLEVGSALIDLTRVVFDPAGRGVEHLHALYRPDRYAFQMDLQRTGDAGERRWTPAATRPVKPETRRSYPRRPAP from the coding sequence GTGACCTCCGCGATCGAACCGCACAAGGCGCGCCGGCTCTACCTGCTGCTGCGCGACCAGATCACCAGCGGCCGGCTGCCTCCCGGCGCGCGGCTGCCGGGCGAGCCGGCGCTCGCCGCCGAGCACGGCCTGGCGCGGGTCACCGTGCGGCGCGCCCTCGACCTGCTCGCCGGCGAGGGGCTGGTGCGGCGCAGGCCCGGCTCCGGCACCTTCGTGCAGGGGCCGGCAGGTCCCCGGCCGGTGGTCGGCGACCTGCCGAACCTGCTCTCGGGCCTGATCGCCATGGGGCGGGCCACCGGCGTGCGGCTCCTGTCCTTCGAGTACGTCGCGGCGCCCGCCGCCATCGCCGAGGCTTTGCTGCTGGAGCCGGCAGAGCGGGTGCAGCGCTCGGTGCGCGTCCGCCTGATCGACGGTCAGCCCTTCTCCTTCCTCACCACCCACGTCCCCGAGCGGGTCGGCCTGTCCTATTCGGAGGCGGATCTCGCCGCGACGCCGCTCCTCGAACTGATGGAGCGCTCCGGGGTCACCGCCGACCGGGCGACGCAGGCGATCGGCGCGACGCTCGCCGGCCCCGAAGTCGCGGCCGCCCTCGACCTCGAAGTCGGTTCGGCACTCATCGACCTCACCCGGGTGGTGTTCGATCCGGCCGGCCGCGGCGTCGAGCACCTGCACGCGCTCTACCGGCCCGACCGCTACGCCTTCCAGATGGACCTGCAGCGCACGGGTGACGCCGGCGAGCGGCGCTGGACGCCCGCCGCGACCCGCCCGGTCAAGCCCGAGACCCGTCGTTCCTACCCCAGGAGGCCCGCCCCGTGA
- a CDS encoding branched-chain amino acid ABC transporter permease — MHIFLQLVASGVAVGMIYAAIAFGYQLTFATSKTLNFGQGEALMLGALFGLTLVPFTGYWLMLPLVLVFGFALGAVVERLGVRPAVKIKSEYGWIMATIALGIIFKNVAENIWGRDDLKFPSPLPEEALTVGGVRVLPMELMIVAGALLMMLAVELFNRRSIWGKAVVATSNDIDAAGLMGINTQKVITLSYSISAMTAAFAGVLVAPVTLTGATMGSVLALKAFAVAIIGGLESGLGVIVGGLILGVAETLTGFYISTGYKDVPGLILLLAVLAVRPVGLFGKAVIKKV, encoded by the coding sequence ATGCATATCTTCCTTCAGCTCGTGGCGAGCGGCGTCGCCGTCGGCATGATCTACGCCGCGATCGCGTTCGGCTACCAGCTCACCTTCGCGACCTCCAAGACCCTGAATTTCGGCCAGGGCGAGGCGCTGATGCTGGGCGCCCTGTTCGGCCTGACGCTGGTGCCGTTCACCGGCTACTGGCTGATGCTGCCGCTGGTCCTGGTCTTCGGCTTCGCCCTCGGCGCGGTGGTCGAGCGGCTCGGCGTGCGCCCTGCCGTGAAGATCAAGTCCGAGTACGGGTGGATCATGGCCACCATCGCGCTGGGCATCATCTTCAAGAACGTCGCCGAGAACATCTGGGGGCGCGACGACCTCAAGTTCCCTTCGCCGCTGCCGGAAGAAGCGCTGACCGTCGGCGGCGTCCGGGTGCTGCCGATGGAACTGATGATCGTCGCCGGCGCGCTCCTGATGATGCTCGCGGTCGAATTGTTCAACCGCCGCTCGATCTGGGGCAAGGCGGTGGTGGCGACCTCGAACGACATCGACGCCGCGGGGCTCATGGGCATCAACACCCAGAAGGTCATCACCCTGTCCTACTCGATCAGCGCGATGACGGCGGCCTTCGCGGGCGTGCTCGTCGCCCCGGTCACCCTCACGGGTGCCACGATGGGCTCGGTGCTGGCGCTCAAGGCCTTCGCGGTGGCGATCATCGGCGGCCTCGAATCCGGCCTCGGCGTGATCGTCGGCGGGCTGATCCTCGGCGTCGCCGAGACGCTCACCGGCTTCTACATCTCGACCGGCTACAAGGACGTGCCCGGCCTGATCCTGTTGCTCGCCGTGCTGGCGGTGCGCCCGGTCGGCCTGTTCGGCAAGGCCGTGATCAAGAAGGTCTGA
- a CDS encoding branched-chain amino acid ABC transporter permease, with the protein MYAPQILIEAALNGLMTGAVYALIALGLTLVYGVLHIINFAHGALLTVAMFAVWGAFALVHVDPYVAMIAIVPLMFGLGYGLQRFVIGPASHGNDNNVLLVTLGLSIVLENGLLALFRSDTRALDSDAALQVIEIGPLLLSTPRVIGLAASLAVTGLLWLLLNRTDTGRAIRAVAREKLGARLVGIEVDHVYAVTFGLGCACLAVAACLLMPTYYVNPRSGAAFVLVAFTIVVLGGMGSIAGALVGGLIIGVVESFSGLLLGDSLGQIGIFLIFILVLLVRPTGLFGARA; encoded by the coding sequence ATGTACGCGCCCCAGATCCTGATCGAGGCAGCCCTCAACGGCCTGATGACGGGGGCGGTCTACGCCCTCATCGCCCTCGGGCTGACCCTGGTCTACGGGGTCCTGCACATCATCAACTTCGCGCACGGGGCGCTCCTCACCGTCGCGATGTTCGCGGTCTGGGGCGCCTTCGCGCTGGTCCACGTCGATCCCTACGTCGCGATGATCGCGATCGTGCCGCTGATGTTCGGCCTCGGCTACGGCCTGCAGCGTTTCGTCATCGGCCCGGCGAGCCACGGCAACGACAACAACGTGCTCCTCGTCACGCTCGGCCTGTCGATCGTGCTGGAGAACGGGCTGCTCGCCCTGTTCCGCTCCGACACGCGCGCGCTCGACTCCGACGCCGCCCTCCAGGTGATCGAGATCGGCCCGCTCCTCCTCTCGACGCCGCGGGTGATCGGACTCGCCGCCTCGCTCGCGGTCACCGGCCTGCTCTGGCTGCTGTTGAACCGCACCGACACCGGACGGGCGATCCGGGCGGTGGCGCGGGAGAAGCTCGGCGCCCGCCTCGTCGGCATCGAGGTCGACCACGTCTACGCCGTCACCTTCGGCCTCGGCTGCGCGTGCCTCGCCGTCGCCGCCTGCCTGTTGATGCCGACCTATTACGTCAACCCGCGCTCGGGTGCCGCCTTCGTGCTGGTCGCCTTCACCATCGTGGTGCTCGGCGGCATGGGGTCGATCGCCGGAGCGCTCGTCGGCGGCCTGATCATCGGGGTGGTCGAGAGCTTTTCCGGCCTGCTGCTCGGCGACAGCTTGGGTCAGATCGGCATCTTCCTGATCTTCATCCTGGTGCTGCTGGTGCGCCCGACCGGCCTGTTCGGAGCCCGCGCATGA
- a CDS encoding DUF333 domain-containing protein — MTSLLAAAALVMGVGIPQAWALGNPASAYCTSVGGRLEVRKEAKGDAGYCHLPDGRVVEEWQLFREANKAKN, encoded by the coding sequence GTGACATCGCTGCTCGCCGCCGCCGCGCTGGTCATGGGCGTCGGCATCCCCCAGGCCTGGGCCCTCGGCAACCCGGCCTCGGCATACTGCACCTCCGTCGGCGGGCGCCTGGAGGTCCGCAAGGAGGCCAAGGGCGACGCCGGCTATTGCCACCTGCCGGACGGGCGCGTGGTCGAGGAGTGGCAGCTTTTCCGCGAGGCGAACAAGGCGAAGAACTGA